A genomic stretch from Canis lupus familiaris isolate Mischka breed German Shepherd chromosome 15, alternate assembly UU_Cfam_GSD_1.0, whole genome shotgun sequence includes:
- the LOC119869353 gene encoding uncharacterized protein LOC119869353 isoform X2, which yields MFPHNPPNKAVSLSEAHPASDDSGVRPLLHPQGAPAQLRPPPLPHGHPASPKALPGPQLPVSPSLLHGWLSDCSKRFIGSRKVEYWQLYFHPSQLHEVPVGLPRCCIPWAGGCVLYTVGPPSIRGMSETWIISSKRTRTHSDVPHSTDTWDSAISSRCRDLVVTQLGQDRPDLLPSASVQLGLPLGAHPRQCQRPPVLSLHLPS from the exons ATGTTTCCTCATAATCCTCCCAACAAGGCTGTGAG CTTGTCAGAAGCCCATCCCGCTTCAGATGACTCTGGAGTTCGTCCCCTGCTCCATCCCCAAGGGGCGCCGGCTCAGCTCcgtcctcctcctctcccacatGGACATCCTGCTTC GCCTAAGGCCCTGCCTGGCCCGCAGCTCCCTGTGAGCCCCTCACTCCTCCACGGCTGGCTTTCCGACTGCAGCAAGCGATTCATTGG CTCCAGAAAGGTCGAATATTGGCAGTTGTATTTTCACCCAAGCCAACTCCATGAAGTCCCCGTTGGCCTTCCTCGGTGCTGCATCCCCTGGGCTGGTGGCTGTGTCCTGTACACAGTGGGACCTCCGTCTATCAGGGGAATGAGTGAAACCTGGATTATTAGCTCAAAACGCACGAGGACTCACTCAGACGTTCCCCACAG CACTGATACCTGGGATTCAGCCATCAGCTCCCGGTGCCGAGACTTGGTGGTAACCCAGCTGGGGCAGGATCGGCCCGACTTGCTGCCTTCTGCTTCCGTTCAGCTGGGACTCCCCCTGGGTGCACATCCCCGCCAGTGTCAACGGCCACCAGTGCTTTCCCTCCACTTGCCTTCCTGA
- the LOC119869353 gene encoding uncharacterized protein LOC119869353 isoform X1 — MLHPHEVLPLAPSPGLEISKLSGAPASSSFPRSLSEAHPASDDSGVRPLLHPQGAPAQLRPPPLPHGHPASPKALPGPQLPVSPSLLHGWLSDCSKRFIGSRKVEYWQLYFHPSQLHEVPVGLPRCCIPWAGGCVLYTVGPPSIRGMSETWIISSKRTRTHSDVPHSTDTWDSAISSRCRDLVVTQLGQDRPDLLPSASVQLGLPLGAHPRQCQRPPVLSLHLPS, encoded by the exons ATGCTCCATCCGCACGAGGTGCTTCCACTCGCTCCCTCACCAGGGCTGGAAATTTCCAAGCTATCTGGggctcctgcctcttcctcctttccccgCAGCTTGTCAGAAGCCCATCCCGCTTCAGATGACTCTGGAGTTCGTCCCCTGCTCCATCCCCAAGGGGCGCCGGCTCAGCTCcgtcctcctcctctcccacatGGACATCCTGCTTC GCCTAAGGCCCTGCCTGGCCCGCAGCTCCCTGTGAGCCCCTCACTCCTCCACGGCTGGCTTTCCGACTGCAGCAAGCGATTCATTGG CTCCAGAAAGGTCGAATATTGGCAGTTGTATTTTCACCCAAGCCAACTCCATGAAGTCCCCGTTGGCCTTCCTCGGTGCTGCATCCCCTGGGCTGGTGGCTGTGTCCTGTACACAGTGGGACCTCCGTCTATCAGGGGAATGAGTGAAACCTGGATTATTAGCTCAAAACGCACGAGGACTCACTCAGACGTTCCCCACAG CACTGATACCTGGGATTCAGCCATCAGCTCCCGGTGCCGAGACTTGGTGGTAACCCAGCTGGGGCAGGATCGGCCCGACTTGCTGCCTTCTGCTTCCGTTCAGCTGGGACTCCCCCTGGGTGCACATCCCCGCCAGTGTCAACGGCCACCAGTGCTTTCCCTCCACTTGCCTTCCTGA